The Pseudomonas pergaminensis nucleotide sequence CGTCGCGTGGCCAAAGGGCGCTACGAAGAACTGATGGCCTGGCTGCGCGAAGGCGAGCAATTGGCCACGGACTTTCCCGGCTACCTGGGTTCAGGCGTCCTGGCACCGCCGCCCAATGATGATGAATTCCAGATCATTTTCCGCTTCGCCGATGAAAAGACCCTGCATGCCTGGGAGTTTTCCGCCTCCCGCAGCGCGTGGCTGAGCCGTGGCAGCGATCTGTTTGCCGACCCGTCGGAGCACCGCGTACGTGGCATCGATGGCTGGTTCGGCGCGGTGGGCGCACGTCCGCCACGTTGGAAACAGGCCGTGACGATCTGGTTGGCGTTTTTCCCGGTGTCGCTGCTGTTCAACTTTGTGCTGAACCCACTGCTCAGCGAACTGGACCTGGCGCCGCGCGTGCTGGTCAGCACCCTGGCGCTCACGCCTTTGATGGTTTACTGGTTCATCCCGCTGTCGACCCATCTGTTGGCAAACTGGCTGCATCCAGCTCCAGCACCGCGCAAGGCTACCGAAGCCGCAGCGTGAATACAGGGGCGGCCGCGCGCTGGTATAGTTTCAATCTGCCAGCGACGCGAGCCTCCCATGACTGCAACAACCGCCCCGATCCTGATCACCGGCGCCGGCCAGCGTGTCGGCCTGCATTGCGCCATGCGCCTGCTGGACGACGGTCACCCGGTGATTTTCAGCTACCGCAGCGAACGCCCCGGCGTGCAGGCCTTGCGCGAACGCGGTGCGATCGGTGTGTTTGCCGACTTCTCCAGCGAAGCCGGGATTCTCGCGTTTATTGCTGAGCTGAACACCCATGCGCAAAGCCTGCGCGCGATTATCCACAATGCCTCCGCCTGGATTGCGGAAACGTCCGACGAGCACAGCCACGCTTTTACCGACATGTTCAGCGTGCACATGCTTGCGCCGTACTTGATCAACCTGCATTGTTCACCTTTGCTGCAACGCTCTTCACCCGCCGACATTGTGCACATCAGCGATGACGTGGTGCGCAAGGGCAGCCGCCAGCACATCGCTTATTGCGCCACCAAAGCCGGGCTCGACAGCCTCACGTTGTCGTTTGCCGCGCAGTTCGCGCCGCTGATAAAGGTCAACGGCATCGCCCCGGCGATGGTGATGTTCAACGACGGCGACGACGCAGCCTACCGCGCCAAGGTGCTGGCCAAGTCGGCATTGGGCATCGAGCCCGGGCCCGAGGTGATCTACCAGAGTGTGCGTTACCTGCTGGAAAACCCTTATGTCACCGGTACCACCCTGACCGTCAACGGCGGGCGGCATATCAAGTAAGCCGTTTGTGAGGATGTTGTATGACCTTATCCCTGCCCCACCACTACCGCGAGATCCTCAAGGGCTTGGGCGAAGACCCCGAGCGCGAAGGCTTGCTCGATACGCCCAAGCGCGCCGCCAAGGCCATGCAATACCTGTGTCATGGCTACGAGCAGAACCTGGAAGAGATCGTCAACGGCGCATTGTTTGCCTCTGACAACGACGAGATGGTGATCCTCAAGGACATCGAGTTGTACTCGCTGTGCGAACACCATTTGCTGCCCTTTATCGGCAAGGCCCACGTGGCCTATATTCCGACCGGCAAGGTACTGGGCCTGTCGAAGCTGGCGCGCATTGTCGACATGTTCGCCCGCCGCCTGCAGATCCAGGAAAACCTCACGCGGCAGATCGCCGACGCCATCCAGGACGTGACCCAGGCGGCTGGCGTGGCAGTCGTCATCGAAGCCAAGCACATGTGCATGATGATGCGCGGCGTGGAAAAACAGAATTCAACCATGAACACCTCGGTGATGCTCGGCGCGTTCCGCGAGTCGAACACCACGCGCATGGAGTTCCTGCAACTGATCGGACGGAGCAAGTAGCAATGCCACAACTTCAACCAGGCATGGCGCGCATCCGGGTCAAGGACCTGTGCCTGCGCACCTACATCGGCATCAACGAGGACGAGATCCTCAACAAGCAGGATGTGCTGATCAACCTGACCATCCTGTATGCCGCCCAGGAAGCCGTACGCGACAATGACATTGATCATGCGCTGAACTACCGCACCATCACCAAGGCAATCATCGCCCACGTCGAGGGCAACCGCTTTGCCCTGCTGGAGCGCCTGACCCAGGAACTGCTGGACCTGGTGATGAGCAATGAGTCGGTGCTGTACGCCGAGGTCGAAGTGGACAAGCCCCATGCGCTGCGCTTTGCCGAGTCGGTTTCGATTACCCTGGCGGCCAGCCGCTAACCCCTGAATTGTCAGTGAGCCCTATGAACGACCAACAACGCCTCGAACTTGAAGCCGCCGCCTTCCGCCGGCTGGTGGCCCACCTGGACAGCCGCAAGGATGTGCAGAACATCGACCTGATGAACCTCTCGGGTTTCTGCCGCAACTGTTTGTCCAAGTGGTACAAGGCCGAGGCCGACGAGCGCCAGATTGAGCTGAGCCTCGATGACGCCCGTGAAGTGGTGTACGGCATGCCCTACGCCGAGTGGAAAGCCCAATACCAGAAAGAAGCCAGCGCCGACCAACAGGCCGCGTTCGCCAAAGGAAAAACCCATGACTGATTTGAACACCCTGCGCGCCAGCCTCAACAGCGGCGAACATGTTTTTGCCGATACGCTGGCGTTTGTTGCTGCAGGTTATGAGTACCAGCCCCAAGCCTTCACCAATGGCAACGTGGAAAACGCGGCTGGGCAGAACGAGGGTTCGTGCAAGACCCTGGGCCTGGCGCTGCTGGAAGGCCTGAGCGACCAGGAAGCACTGCTGGCGTTTGGTGAGCATTACCGTTCGGTGGTGGCGACGCCTGAGGGCAGTGATCACGGCAACATCCGTGCGCTGATCGCCCATGGGTTGGCCGGTGTGAAGTTCAGCGCACAGCCCCTGACCCGCCGCTGATTTAACTTGTAAACCCGGTCACTGTGGGAGCCGGGCTTGCCCGCGATAGCGGTGGTAACTGACACACCGCTATCGCAGGCAAGCCAGCTCCCACAGGGGCTGGGTTAACACTTCATGACCTGGGTGTTAGTTAAATTGCGGACATAAAAAAACCGGCCTCTCAGCCGGTTTTTTTATTTCAACAGGTTCAGAACGAAGCGTTCTGCAGGCCGTCGAGGTAACGCTCGGCATCCAGTGCCGCCATGCAACCGGCGCCGGCCGAAGTGATAGCTTGGCGGTAGACGTGGTCGGCCACGTCACCGGCAGCGAAGATACCTTCGATGTTGGTGGCAGTGGCATTGCCTTCACGGCCGCCCTGCACCACCAGGTAACCGTCTTTGGCTTCCAGCACGCCTTCGAACAGCGAGGTGTTCGGGGTGTGGCCGATGGCGATGAACACGCCGTCGACTTTCAGCTCGTCGAAGCTGCCGTCGTTGTTCTTCAGGCGCGCACCGGTCACGCCCATGTTGTCGCCCAGGACTTCGTCCAGGGTGGCGTTGAGCTTGAGGATGATCTTGCCCTCAGCGACACGGGCGTGCAGCTTGTCGATCAGGATCTTTTCGGCGCGGAAGGTCTCGCGACGGTGGACCAGGGTCACGGTGCTGGCGATGTTGGCCAGGTACAGGGCCTCTTCCACAGCGGTGTTGCCACCACCGACCACGGCAACCGGCTTGTTGCGGTAGAAGAAACCGTCGCAGGTCGCGCAGGCGGAAACGCCTTTACCCATGAATGCTTCTTCCGACGGCAGGCCCAGGTAACGGGCGCTGGCGCCGGTGGCGATGATCAACGCATCACAGGTGTACACGCCGCTGTCGCCGGTGAGGCTGTAAGGCTTCTTGGAGAAGTCGACCTTGTTGATGTGGTCAAACACGATCTCGGTTTCAAAGCGTTCGGCGTGCTCTTTCATGCGTTCCATCAACACCGGGCCGGTCAGGCCGTGGACGTCGCCCGGCCAGTTGTCGACTTCCGTAGTGGTGGTCAACTGACCGCCCGCCTGCATGCCGGTAATCAGCAGCGGCTTGAGGTTGGCTCGGGCAGCGTAGACGGCAGCGCTGTAACCGGCAGGGCCGGAACCGAGAATAATCACTCGCGAATGACGGGTATCAGACATGACTCACTCCTATCGACCGCCCGGACTACAAGGCGGCTGGAATAAAAAAGGGACTACGAAGCACTTGGGGAAGGCTTGAACTCGCAGGCCCTGAAAAATAATGGGTGCAGCGTATCGAGGGGGGCAAGATTAAGGAAATACGGAATAACAATCCAGCTCATAGGTGGTCTCTATGCAGTCGGTCCAGTTGATCGACGCGTTTGTTACCGTTGATGTCGCCGCTTTCGTCTCCGATACAAAGTCGGTAAGGTCGGCGCGTTCGTCCCTCTGCTCGGAGTTCTCCATGCCCGCCCCCGCTCTTTCCGGCCCGCAATACCTGCGTGAAGGCCTCAAACTGGTGCTGAGCCCCGGCCTGCGCCTGTTCGTGCTGCTGCCGCTGGCGATCAACCTGGTGCTGTTCGTCGGCTTGATCTATTTCGCCGGCCATCAGTTCGGCCTGTGGGTCGATCATTTGATGCCGACGCTGCCGAGCTGGCTGAGCTTTCTGAATTACCTGCTGTGGCCACTGTTTGTGGTGCTGGTGGTGCTGATGGTGTTTTTCACCTTCACCATGCTAGCCAATATTATCGCGGCGCCCTTCAACGGTTTTCTTTCAGAGAAAGTCGAGGTGGTGGTGCGAGGCACCGATGACTTCCCGGCCTTCAGTTGGGGTGAGTTGATCGCCATGGTCCCCCGCACCCTGGCGCGGGAAATGCGCAAGCTCGGCTACTTCCTGCCACGGGCCATCGGCCTGTTTATCCTGTCGTTCATTCCGGTGGTCAACCTGATCGCTGCGCCGCTGTGGCTGTTGTTTGGCGTGTGGATGATGGCGATCCAGTACATCGACTACCCGGCGGATAACCACAAGCTGGGTTGGAACGAAATGCTCGCCTGGCTGCGCCAGAAACGCTGGCAGAGCATGAGCTTCGGCGGGATTGTTTACCTGGTGTTGCTGGTGCCGGTGGTCAACCTGCTGATGATGCCAGCGGCGGTGGCCGGGGCCACGTTGTTCTGGGTGCGCGAACAGGGTGCCGAGGCGATGGCACAGCAGCAAAAGATAACCCAGTCATAAATCCATCATCTCGATGACACAATGACGACATGGCCCACGGCGACACTGTGGGTCATGACGACAGCCTCGCTTCACATCACCCTCATTACCGAAACCTTCCCGCCAGAGATCAACGGGGTGGCCAATACCCTTGGTCGCCTGTGCGAGGGGTTACGGGCGCGTGGCCATCAAGTTGAGCTGGTTCGCCCGCGCCAAGGTGTCGACCAGAGCCGCCCCAGCGACGACGCGTTATTGCTATGCCGTGGCTGGCCGCTGCCGGGATATCCTGGCCTGCAGTGGGGGCAGTCGTCGATGCACAAGTTACTGCGGCGCTGGACGCGTCAGCGTCCGGACGTGCTGTACATCGCCACTGAAGGGCCCTTGGGCTTGTCTGCCCTGCGTGCGGCCCGGCGCCTGGGGATCAGTGTGGTCAGCGGTTTTCACACCAACTTCCAGCAGTACTCGAACCAATATGGCATGAGCATGCTGAGCCGGATGGTTACTCACTATCTGCGCTGGTTCCATAACCGCTCGACCCTGACCCTGGTACCCAGTGCCAGCCAACGCCTGGAGTTGGAACGCAAGCATTTCGAGCGTCTGGGCATGTTGTCGCGCGGGGTGGACAGCCAATTGTTCCACCCCGCCAAACGCGACAATGCGCTGCGGGAACGTTGGGCACTGAACAGTGAGCA carries:
- a CDS encoding antibiotic biosynthesis monooxygenase; this translates as MSTSPVTLMVARRVAKGRYEELMAWLREGEQLATDFPGYLGSGVLAPPPNDDEFQIIFRFADEKTLHAWEFSASRSAWLSRGSDLFADPSEHRVRGIDGWFGAVGARPPRWKQAVTIWLAFFPVSLLFNFVLNPLLSELDLAPRVLVSTLALTPLMVYWFIPLSTHLLANWLHPAPAPRKATEAAA
- the folM gene encoding dihydromonapterin reductase; this translates as MTATTAPILITGAGQRVGLHCAMRLLDDGHPVIFSYRSERPGVQALRERGAIGVFADFSSEAGILAFIAELNTHAQSLRAIIHNASAWIAETSDEHSHAFTDMFSVHMLAPYLINLHCSPLLQRSSPADIVHISDDVVRKGSRQHIAYCATKAGLDSLTLSFAAQFAPLIKVNGIAPAMVMFNDGDDAAYRAKVLAKSALGIEPGPEVIYQSVRYLLENPYVTGTTLTVNGGRHIK
- the folE gene encoding GTP cyclohydrolase I FolE, whose product is MTLSLPHHYREILKGLGEDPEREGLLDTPKRAAKAMQYLCHGYEQNLEEIVNGALFASDNDEMVILKDIELYSLCEHHLLPFIGKAHVAYIPTGKVLGLSKLARIVDMFARRLQIQENLTRQIADAIQDVTQAAGVAVVIEAKHMCMMMRGVEKQNSTMNTSVMLGAFRESNTTRMEFLQLIGRSK
- the folX gene encoding dihydroneopterin triphosphate 2'-epimerase; this encodes MPQLQPGMARIRVKDLCLRTYIGINEDEILNKQDVLINLTILYAAQEAVRDNDIDHALNYRTITKAIIAHVEGNRFALLERLTQELLDLVMSNESVLYAEVEVDKPHALRFAESVSITLAASR
- a CDS encoding DUF1244 domain-containing protein; its protein translation is MNDQQRLELEAAAFRRLVAHLDSRKDVQNIDLMNLSGFCRNCLSKWYKAEADERQIELSLDDAREVVYGMPYAEWKAQYQKEASADQQAAFAKGKTHD
- a CDS encoding HopJ type III effector protein, with the translated sequence MTDLNTLRASLNSGEHVFADTLAFVAAGYEYQPQAFTNGNVENAAGQNEGSCKTLGLALLEGLSDQEALLAFGEHYRSVVATPEGSDHGNIRALIAHGLAGVKFSAQPLTRR
- the trxB gene encoding thioredoxin-disulfide reductase; amino-acid sequence: MSDTRHSRVIILGSGPAGYSAAVYAARANLKPLLITGMQAGGQLTTTTEVDNWPGDVHGLTGPVLMERMKEHAERFETEIVFDHINKVDFSKKPYSLTGDSGVYTCDALIIATGASARYLGLPSEEAFMGKGVSACATCDGFFYRNKPVAVVGGGNTAVEEALYLANIASTVTLVHRRETFRAEKILIDKLHARVAEGKIILKLNATLDEVLGDNMGVTGARLKNNDGSFDELKVDGVFIAIGHTPNTSLFEGVLEAKDGYLVVQGGREGNATATNIEGIFAAGDVADHVYRQAITSAGAGCMAALDAERYLDGLQNASF
- the cysZ gene encoding sulfate transporter CysZ yields the protein MPAPALSGPQYLREGLKLVLSPGLRLFVLLPLAINLVLFVGLIYFAGHQFGLWVDHLMPTLPSWLSFLNYLLWPLFVVLVVLMVFFTFTMLANIIAAPFNGFLSEKVEVVVRGTDDFPAFSWGELIAMVPRTLAREMRKLGYFLPRAIGLFILSFIPVVNLIAAPLWLLFGVWMMAIQYIDYPADNHKLGWNEMLAWLRQKRWQSMSFGGIVYLVLLVPVVNLLMMPAAVAGATLFWVREQGAEAMAQQQKITQS
- a CDS encoding glycosyltransferase family 4 protein, whose amino-acid sequence is MTTASLHITLITETFPPEINGVANTLGRLCEGLRARGHQVELVRPRQGVDQSRPSDDALLLCRGWPLPGYPGLQWGQSSMHKLLRRWTRQRPDVLYIATEGPLGLSALRAARRLGISVVSGFHTNFQQYSNQYGMSMLSRMVTHYLRWFHNRSTLTLVPSASQRLELERKHFERLGMLSRGVDSQLFHPAKRDNALRERWALNSEQTAVLYVGRLAQEKNLGLLKRCFETLQDTYPLRQMKLIIVGDGPQRATLEKELPEAIFCGTLRGEELARHYASGDVFLFPSLTETFGNVVLEAMASGLGVVAYDQAAATQHIRHGYNGVLAMPGDEGAFCDAANWLLEDAESLRRMRLNARQHASRQGWPAIIEQFEQQLRGVCQGEFVASPLPSTH